The DNA segment GTCATAGCTGCCATTGATGTCCCCCAAAGTGCAAAAGGGAGTATCATTAAAAACCAATTTAGGATTGAATTCATTATGTCTGCTGATAGTCTTTTTAGAGTAGATTTATGATTTGTACCTTAAAAACATGATTTGGCCTTTTAGACGAAAGTCAAAAAAAAGAATGGCTCGCATAGTAATTGATGAGCCAATCACAAGTTCAACCAGAGTTTCTGTCATCAAAGCTTTAAAACAGATTGAAGATAGAGAATTTCCAGCATTAATTCTAAGAATTGACTCTCCAGGAGGTACCGTTGGAGATAGCCAAGAAATATACTCTGCTATTAAACGTCTAAGAGAGAAAGGATGTAAGGTAGTTGCTAGTTTTGGAAACATATCTGCTTCTGGTGGTGTTTACATCGGAGTTGCTTCAAACAAAATTGTAGCTAACCCAGGTACAATTACGGGCTCAATTGGTGTAATAATAAGAGGAAATAATTTATCTGAACTATTGAATAAAATAGGTATCAAGTTTGAAACTGTAAAAAGTGGTATCTATAAAGATATTCTTTCGCCAGATAAACCTTTAAGTGATGAAGGAAGAGAAATCTTACAAGGATTAATAGATGAAAGTTACAAACAATTTACTGAGGCCGTAGCAGAAGGAAGGGATTTACCGGTAGAAGATGTAAAGAAATTTGCCGATGGAAGAATCTTTACTGGAACTCAAGCTAAAAAACTTGGTTTAGTTGATGAAATTGGTGATGAATTTACCGCGAGAGAGCTTGCAGCAGAAATGGTGAAAATCGATCCCAAAATACAACCTGTAACTTTTGGTAAGAAAAAAAAGAAAATACTAGGACTTATCCCTGGTAGTAAAATTATTGAGAAAATTATTCAAAATATATTTTTTGAAGTAAATTCAACTAATAAAATTCTTTGGTTATATAAACCTTAATTTAAATATGAATAAGGATTATCTTGACAGTGAAAATATTACTGCTCTCAGAGGAGCAACAACTTCAAGTGGAAATTCGATAAAAGAGATTGAAAACGCAGTAGTAGAGCTTATTGATGAATTAATTTTGAGAAATAGTTTAGATACAGAAAAGATTTTATCAATAACTTTTACTGTAACTAAAGACTTAAATGCATGTTTTCCAGCTTCTATTGCGAGGAAACGTTTTGGCTTTGACAAAGTTGCATTTTTAGATTGCCAACAAATGTATCTTCCTAATGATGTTGATTTCTGTATTAGGCTAATGGCATTAGTCATTTTACCGACTGGTTCCTCAATAAAACATCCTTACTTGCGAGGAGCTTCGAATTTGAGGACAGATAGATGTTAATCTTTTTAAAAAGTTTTAATGTAAACTTTAAGCAATAAAAAAACAACCCTTTACCCCCGAAAGACAATGAAGAATAAATTCAAAATTTTTAAATTTTTACTACTCACTCCATTCTTTATTTCAATTCCATTTTTGAATAACAGTAAAGTTAATGCAGGATTGGAGTTTCAATGGGATCAAGATTCAGGTTATAGAAGATTAAAATGGCTTCAAAAAGATGGCGAAAGTAGAGCAAGGAATACAATATTTTTCTTTTTAAGACCCACTGATAGAAGAGCGGATCTTTTAAAAATAACCATGACAATACCTAAAAGATTTAAATCAACCATTAAAGAAGAAAAAATAAGTCTTTGCAAAGTAAAAATAGGTGGCTACGATACTCGTACCAAATGTATTACTGAAATACCAGCAGATTTCGAACTTAAAGAAGACAATACTTCACTAGATATTTTTCCGTACAATCCAATACCTAGTAATAAGGACAGTTACGCAATAGTATTTAAAGTATTTAATCCCAAAAGGACTGGTCTTTACCAATTTCATTCTTATGGGCAGTATTTTGGGAAGGATACCGTTTCAAGTTATTTAGGGAGCTCAACTATAGTGATCGATTAAATGATAAATTGTTAAAGAGCACAAAAAAATAATGACTAAAAGAACATTTGGTGGAACATCAAGAAAAAGAAAGCGTGTATCTGGCTTTAGAGTAAGAATGCGTTCTCACACTGGAAGAAGAGTTATTAAGAGCA comes from the Prochlorococcus marinus str. MIT 9515 genome and includes:
- the sppA gene encoding signal peptide peptidase SppA; the protein is MIWPFRRKSKKRMARIVIDEPITSSTRVSVIKALKQIEDREFPALILRIDSPGGTVGDSQEIYSAIKRLREKGCKVVASFGNISASGGVYIGVASNKIVANPGTITGSIGVIIRGNNLSELLNKIGIKFETVKSGIYKDILSPDKPLSDEGREILQGLIDESYKQFTEAVAEGRDLPVEDVKKFADGRIFTGTQAKKLGLVDEIGDEFTARELAAEMVKIDPKIQPVTFGKKKKKILGLIPGSKIIEKIIQNIFFEVNSTNKILWLYKP
- the aroH gene encoding chorismate mutase encodes the protein MNKDYLDSENITALRGATTSSGNSIKEIENAVVELIDELILRNSLDTEKILSITFTVTKDLNACFPASIARKRFGFDKVAFLDCQQMYLPNDVDFCIRLMALVILPTGSSIKHPYLRGASNLRTDRC
- a CDS encoding DUF2808 domain-containing protein produces the protein MKNKFKIFKFLLLTPFFISIPFLNNSKVNAGLEFQWDQDSGYRRLKWLQKDGESRARNTIFFFLRPTDRRADLLKITMTIPKRFKSTIKEEKISLCKVKIGGYDTRTKCITEIPADFELKEDNTSLDIFPYNPIPSNKDSYAIVFKVFNPKRTGLYQFHSYGQYFGKDTVSSYLGSSTIVID
- the rpmH gene encoding 50S ribosomal protein L34: MTKRTFGGTSRKRKRVSGFRVRMRSHTGRRVIKSRRKRGRDRIAV